The Flaviramulus sp. BrNp1-15 genome has a window encoding:
- a CDS encoding gliding motility-associated C-terminal domain-containing protein, which yields MKTKSLLGYAKTFVPLIMVFLWTTFSVNAQCPTLNPSPPPMPICDASGYTFADLSADYALDGGDGIVWYDASSGGNLFNDAQLVLEGTYYLDNNSANCPTPRASIIVTFQVGASGENLDQIYCSNENATIQTYIDDVLQPSVPSGGSVEVYSDINLTTQLTPATAIPNGASNYFIVFIDNGSCESQIEIGQVGVFNAPADPTPANPQEFCSDTNPTIADLDPGTTATNYSWYANINGSGDPIPPALPLATPLVDGNTYYIQINDVFCVSNAVPVNVVIDTPVDAGDSAVLEYCNDSLPASDFNLFDELGGTPDTGGTWSGPLTTSNGDLGTVNISSLTTAGTYVFTYTVSSSGVCPDSTSNVSITVYETLTSGTPSANNPASFCESGLPASFDLFTLIENYDPDGQWTQGTTSSDPVVTFPIDLTGLTPNTYNFTYTQNLSPNPCPEESTTVQVIVLPDPDAGVAINQTFCENELAANSPFNLFDALDGSQDNNSGTWTDSNDVTISNSLNITTLTVAGSPYTYNYTIDNGTCSDTESITITVEPAPESGTVNAPVAFCEGEGSASFDLFTLLEGEDQTGTWNDDDSSGVLTGNIVDLSGLAPATYNFTYDVTAIGSCDDVDVTVSITINPLPNTGTPAPATFCENDLVANSPLDLFGQLTGEDAGGTWTDDDATGALSGSDVDLTLLAIGSYSFTYSITDANSCTNSSTVTITVEDAPESGTANAPVAFCEGEGSASFDLFTLLEGEDQTGTWNDDDASGVLTGNLVDLSGLAPATYNFTYDVTAIGSCDDVDVTVSITINPLPNTGTPAPATFCENDLVANSPLDLFGQLTGEDVGGTWTDDDTTGALSGSDVDLTLLTIGSYSFTYSITDANSCTNSSTVTITVEDAPESGTANTPVEFCISEITTGQTYDLFDLLEGEDQTGTWNDDDASAALSGNTVTLDGLAQGTYNFTYDVDAIGSCDDVDVTVSIVINDISVPTASTPQEFCDSATVADLVATGATIQWYADATGGSPLSSSDALVDGEDYFATQTDATTGCESSVRTAVVVTIYISPIAGAPNTTPIAVCNDDNNVDLFTGLDGTQDAGGTWNNDDGVGALTGNIFDATGVAAGTYNFTYTVTASSPCIDDSQTITVTINEPLDAGTDGTPLDLCSNDGTIDLFTQLGGTPDTGGTWSPALTSGTGVFDPLVDAPTTYLYTLTNACGTASSSIDVSVTLAPNAGTDNSAALCVNDDPIDLFDLLGTAAQSGGTWSPALNSGTGVFDPAVDPANVYIYTVTAVSPCSPDDFAEITVTVDDTPTPVVTDNNPEFCLIDNPVVSDLDSTISSSGTINWYEDAALTLPLAGTEALVDSEDYYATQTNGTGCESSTSVQIDVIIHDSPIPALDDANEEYCINDGPTIAELTSNISFDSTSYNIVWYDAATGGSTISSGTSLTITTYYAALVDITTGCESSVRLAVTPDLTACGKLRLPDGFSPNGDGTNDTYDVDNLAILYPNFEIEIYNRYGNIVYKGNANTPRFDGTSNQSRTLSKGDLPVGVYFYIFNFNDGENQPEQGRLYLSR from the coding sequence ATGAAAACAAAATCCCTTTTAGGGTATGCAAAAACTTTTGTGCCCTTAATTATGGTGTTTCTATGGACGACATTTTCAGTAAATGCTCAATGTCCTACATTAAATCCTAGTCCTCCACCAATGCCAATTTGCGATGCATCTGGTTATACCTTTGCCGATTTAAGTGCAGATTATGCATTAGATGGTGGCGATGGTATTGTTTGGTATGATGCCTCGTCTGGTGGCAATCTATTTAATGATGCCCAGTTAGTATTAGAGGGAACATATTATCTAGATAATAATTCTGCTAATTGTCCAACACCAAGAGCATCAATTATTGTAACTTTTCAAGTTGGTGCTAGTGGCGAAAACTTAGATCAAATATATTGTAGTAATGAAAATGCTACAATTCAAACATATATTGATGATGTTTTACAACCAAGCGTACCTTCGGGAGGTTCTGTTGAAGTTTATTCTGATATAAATTTAACTACTCAGTTAACCCCAGCAACAGCTATTCCAAATGGTGCATCTAATTATTTTATAGTATTTATAGATAATGGTAGTTGTGAAAGTCAAATAGAAATCGGGCAAGTAGGGGTATTCAATGCGCCAGCAGACCCTACACCTGCTAATCCTCAAGAATTTTGTTCCGATACTAATCCTACAATTGCTGATTTAGATCCAGGAACTACAGCAACTAATTACAGTTGGTATGCAAATATAAATGGTTCTGGAGATCCAATTCCACCGGCCTTACCTTTAGCAACTCCACTTGTAGATGGAAATACATATTATATACAAATAAATGATGTCTTCTGTGTAAGTAACGCAGTGCCTGTTAATGTTGTAATTGATACTCCTGTTGACGCAGGAGATTCTGCAGTTTTAGAGTATTGTAATGATAGTTTACCAGCTTCAGATTTTAACTTATTTGATGAATTAGGAGGAACTCCAGATACTGGAGGAACTTGGTCTGGACCTTTAACTACTTCTAATGGTGATTTAGGAACAGTTAACATATCATCTTTGACCACTGCTGGAACTTATGTGTTTACTTACACAGTATCCAGTTCTGGTGTTTGTCCAGATAGTACTTCAAATGTAAGTATTACAGTTTATGAAACACTTACATCTGGTACGCCATCAGCAAATAATCCAGCATCATTTTGTGAGTCTGGTTTACCAGCTTCTTTTGATTTATTTACACTCATAGAAAACTACGATCCTGATGGACAATGGACACAAGGAACTACAAGTTCTGATCCTGTAGTGACTTTTCCAATTGATTTAACAGGTTTAACACCTAATACATATAATTTCACGTATACTCAAAATTTATCGCCTAACCCTTGTCCTGAGGAATCTACAACAGTACAGGTTATAGTTTTACCAGATCCTGATGCAGGAGTTGCGATAAACCAAACATTTTGTGAGAATGAATTAGCAGCTAACTCTCCTTTTAATTTATTTGATGCGTTAGATGGTTCTCAAGATAACAACAGTGGAACTTGGACAGATTCAAATGATGTAACTATTTCAAACTCTTTAAATATTACTACGCTTACCGTAGCCGGAAGCCCATATACATATAATTATACAATAGATAATGGTACCTGTTCTGATACAGAGTCAATTACTATAACAGTTGAACCTGCTCCAGAATCTGGAACGGTAAATGCTCCGGTAGCGTTTTGTGAAGGAGAAGGGTCGGCAAGTTTTGATTTATTCACTTTATTAGAAGGAGAAGACCAAACAGGAACTTGGAATGATGATGATTCTTCAGGAGTGTTAACTGGAAATATAGTTGATTTATCAGGACTAGCTCCAGCAACATATAATTTCACTTACGATGTAACAGCAATTGGAAGTTGTGATGATGTAGATGTAACAGTTAGTATAACTATAAACCCGTTACCAAATACAGGTACACCAGCACCAGCTACATTTTGTGAAAACGACTTAGTTGCAAATTCACCTTTAGATTTATTCGGTCAATTAACAGGAGAAGATGCCGGAGGAACTTGGACAGATGATGATGCAACAGGAGCTTTGTCAGGTAGTGATGTTGATCTAACACTATTAGCAATAGGTTCATATAGTTTTACTTATAGTATTACAGATGCAAACAGTTGTACAAATAGCAGTACAGTAACAATTACGGTTGAAGATGCTCCAGAATCTGGAACAGCAAATGCTCCAGTAGCGTTTTGTGAAGGAGAAGGGTCGGCAAGTTTTGATTTATTCACTTTATTAGAAGGAGAAGACCAAACAGGAACTTGGAATGATGATGATGCTTCAGGAGTGTTAACTGGAAATTTAGTTGATTTATCAGGACTAGCTCCAGCAACATATAATTTCACTTACGATGTAACAGCAATAGGAAGTTGTGATGATGTAGATGTAACAGTTAGTATAACTATAAATCCGTTACCAAATACAGGTACACCAGCACCAGCTACATTTTGTGAAAACGACTTAGTGGCAAACTCACCTTTAGATTTATTCGGTCAATTAACAGGAGAAGATGTTGGAGGAACTTGGACAGATGATGATACAACAGGAGCTTTGTCTGGTAGCGATGTTGATTTAACACTATTAACAATTGGTTCATATAGTTTTACTTATAGTATTACAGATGCAAATAGTTGTACAAATAGCAGTACAGTAACAATTACGGTTGAAGATGCTCCGGAATCTGGAACAGCAAATACACCAGTAGAGTTTTGCATTTCAGAAATAACTACAGGTCAAACCTACGATTTATTTGATTTATTAGAAGGAGAAGATCAAACAGGAACTTGGAACGATGATGATGCTTCCGCCGCATTATCTGGAAACACAGTAACACTTGATGGTTTAGCACAAGGCACTTATAATTTTACTTATGATGTTGATGCTATAGGGAGTTGTGATGATGTTGATGTTACAGTTAGCATTGTTATAAATGACATTTCAGTACCAACAGCATCAACTCCACAAGAGTTTTGCGATAGTGCTACAGTAGCAGATTTAGTTGCCACAGGAGCAACTATTCAATGGTACGCTGATGCAACAGGAGGGTCACCTTTATCTAGCTCTGATGCTTTAGTAGATGGTGAAGATTATTTTGCTACTCAAACAGATGCAACTACTGGGTGTGAATCTTCAGTAAGAACAGCAGTAGTAGTTACAATTTACATTTCTCCTATTGCAGGAGCCCCAAATACAACACCAATAGCTGTGTGTAATGATGATAATAATGTTGATTTATTCACTGGTTTAGATGGAACTCAAGATGCAGGTGGAACATGGAATAATGATGATGGCGTTGGAGCTTTAACAGGAAACATTTTTGATGCAACAGGAGTCGCTGCAGGAACATATAATTTTACATATACAGTAACTGCTTCGTCACCTTGTATAGATGATAGCCAAACGATAACAGTTACCATCAATGAGCCTTTAGATGCAGGAACAGATGGAACACCTCTAGATTTATGTAGTAATGATGGTACAATAGACTTGTTTACTCAATTAGGAGGAACTCCAGATACTGGTGGGACATGGTCTCCAGCATTAACAAGTGGGACAGGAGTTTTTGATCCTTTAGTTGATGCACCAACTACATATTTATATACTTTAACAAATGCTTGCGGTACAGCATCAAGTAGTATTGATGTTTCTGTAACCCTTGCTCCAAATGCAGGAACAGATAATTCAGCTGCTTTATGTGTAAATGATGATCCAATTGATTTATTTGATTTATTAGGAACAGCTGCTCAAAGTGGAGGAACATGGTCTCCAGCATTGAATAGTGGAACAGGAGTTTTTGATCCAGCAGTAGATCCAGCAAATGTTTACATTTATACAGTAACTGCGGTTTCACCGTGTTCACCAGATGATTTTGCAGAAATCACTGTTACGGTTGATGACACACCAACACCTGTGGTTACAGATAATAATCCAGAATTCTGTTTAATTGATAATCCAGTTGTTTCAGATTTAGACAGTACAATTAGCTCATCAGGAACAATTAATTGGTACGAAGATGCTGCTTTAACGTTACCGTTAGCAGGCACAGAAGCTTTAGTAGATAGTGAAGATTATTATGCTACTCAAACAAATGGTACAGGTTGTGAATCTTCAACTTCTGTTCAAATAGATGTAATTATTCACGATTCACCTATCCCAGCATTAGATGATGCCAATGAAGAATACTGTATCAATGATGGACCTACAATAGCAGAGTTAACATCGAATATCAGTTTCGATTCAACATCTTACAATATAGTATGGTACGATGCGGCTACCGGAGGTTCAACAATTTCAAGTGGTACTAGTTTAACTATTACAACATATTATGCTGCATTGGTAGATATAACAACAGGTTGTGAGAGCAGTGTGCGTTTAGCAGTTACTCCAGATTTAACAGCTTGTGGTAAACTAAGGTTACCAGATGGTTTCTCACCTAATGGAGATGGAACAAACGACACATATGATGTTGATAACCTAGCGATTTTATATCCAAATTTTGAAATAGAAATTTATAACAGATATGGAAATATAGTTTATAAAGGAAATGCTAATACACCAAGATTTGATGGTACATCTAATCAATCTAGAACATTGTCAAAAGGCGATTTACCAGTAGGTGTATATTTCTACATCTTCAATTTTAACGATGGTGAAAATCAACCAGAACAAGGACGCTTATACTTAAGCAGATAA